TTCAAACAATGTATAGGCAGTCCAGCCACTTTAACACTGTTCAAAAACTCTGCAGGATATACTACattttcttctatgtcaacATCGGATGGGATAATACTGTCAGAGCTAAGGTAAACCTTCTCTTCACCTGAAAGCATATGTAAATCCTTTTCTTTAGTGACATGTAAAAAGTTAGTGGAACATAAGAGTAAATGATCAAACATATTACATGGCAACTGCGAAAGCAtgtaatcatttattttatccACTTCATCATTTGTGGGAGTAAGAATGGCTCGATGTCTACACAAATCCTTATCTGTTGAGGTTTGAAAAGCTTGTCCATAAACCTCTTTTGCCATAGTCTCAattggttcttctccactattTTTTATCAGCAAATCAGAAGGGATGTCAATCTCAACTTGACCGTCGTTAggcaaatttatttttccatctCCAATATCCAAAATCCAGTTTGAGAAGGAATGAAGCTCTTTTGCTGCATCATCAGTAAGACCAGCGAGCAATCTCATGTTTTTTGTTAGCTTCAAAACTTTGCAGTGCTCCCAAAGATATGACGAATTCAGAGCAGCCAAAACATTCTCTGCTCTACCACCTCCAAGTATAACCGGTAAAATTTGTCTGAAATCTCCACCGAAAACAACAACTTTACCCCCAAAAGGTTTGTCTTCAGAAGATCTTATAATATCACGCATAGTGCGATCCAACGTCTCGAAACATTGTCTGCTCATCATAGGTGCCTCATCCCATACAATTAACTTTGCCGCTTTAACTAATTCTGCACGATCTGATCTTGGCTCCATTTTCTTGCAAGTACTTAATTCGTCTGCATCTATCGGAATACCAAATCTGGAATGTGCGGTTCTACCTCCTTCCAACAACAATGCAGCAATTCCACTGGATGCGGTATTTAGAACAATCATACCTCTAGATCGGATCGCTGATGAGAGTGCTCTGTATACGAAGGTTTTTCATGTGCCTCCataaccagaaagaaagaacacTCTACCGCTATCATTTAAAACTGCATCCAGAATCTGGTTGTATACCCCTATTTGCTCATCTGTTATCATCGCCATAAGTCTTTCATTTTCCTTTAGCTGATCTTCCACACCATATTTAAGCTCATCATCTATAAGGCGATTGCCGTTGTAACAGCCAAAATCTTCTGGCTTTGGCATGAGGGGCCATTTTTTGAGGCTACGACCATTGCTGAGCAAATGATTTTCGATCTCAGTAAGAGCAATATTTTTGATCTGCTCTATGGTCAAGTTCATATCTGCaagtttgataattttattaaataacagAGACAGCTTTCAAATAAGAAAGTTTAATAAGACAAAACTCACCAGGTCGTCCAGTTTCTCGCCGCTTCTTGTAAAGGATATCTTCGGTAAGATACTCCCAAGTAGCTTCCCACACAACATGAGGCTGAGATATAGATTTGGATACCAACATCCTCGCAAAAAGCTTCCTGGCATATGTGGCAGAACTACAGAAACTGGCATCTTTGATAGCTTCTATGAATTCCTTGTCATCATCCATCAATCCCAACGCATAGCAAGCATCTTCGTATGTAGGATATAAAACACCATCAACTGTTCTTATATCCTCGTATGATGTCGGCCCTCTTACCCAATTTAGCAATACTCTTAAGAAGTATAGCTCATCACCTGATGGATGAATATGCGCAATCCTCCCTATCGCAAAGCCTCGTTTCTGTGGTACCCATTCTCTCGTACCTGatttccaaacaaattttgttggAAATTGGGCATATGTCAACTCTCTTGCCTCTGGGTATTTTTTGTTTCCTATGAACCAGGCCAAAAACATGGATTGGTTGACAGTCTTTTTGTTGAGAATATTCTCAATAGGTTCATCTTCATCAAAAAACATCAGCTCCCGATCCGGAAGATGAAATCCAAGTTTCTCTACAGAAGTAGTACGAAAATGTGTAGGAAAAGCAAGAATCCGCCACGACGACTCGCATTCAGTAATATATCTAATTAAGAAATACGAAAACATAAATTAGTCAAGATGAACGTAGACCTTAAAATGCCAAAGACAGTTAAACTCTGtttattaataatgtatttattcatttataaggttattaatttaaagagggtTTATTATTTagtgaaatatttaaaaataattttattgtaaaaaactgagttataaatttcatttatgatattatatatttgttaaagcgtatacatataaatttttactaatattaataGATTATTGATGTATTTTCGTTTGATGATTACATAGCGtagaataaaaattttgttttatatctattataaataaaattaaagatgaTATAtacaataaagaaaataaaaaaaaaccataagatttgtatatgttaataaaattaatacataTGATATTATTGATTTAGCACTTCAGTGTGACCATATATTTAACTAAGAGTTcgatataatattattatcttattattttagcGAATTATCTCATATTTTACATTGGCCCAACCGTGGATCGGAGAAATGAATTTAATGTataaagtttaatattatatcaagtattaatttataagcaatattattttatttaaagtttaaattcTATTGATTTTCTACGGATGATGAATTGCTTATAGAGTTTCTActgaatttaatatatattggttataaatttatagaatttaGTAGGAATTATTGGTTCtagtattttaatggatttacaaatcattttagatttaaaaatctTTGGTAAATCcaagattttaaaaatcaaacaagtggatttagaaataatttatatgagtttcaaaatcaaaataggtgaattgttataaatcaataaaatggATTCAATCGAGTAAGTAACTAGATTGAATCAATAAAATTGATCAATAAAGTGGATCCAATCGAGTAAGCAACGAGTTATTACAATTAAGTGGGATGAGACTTTGATGTATTTTAATAATTCAAAACAGGTGAATTGTAACTAGACCTAAATAATGACCTTACTGATGGAAAATGTTTTGGGACAAAGAAATTGTTCGAATATACTAATTTTTGTTGGTTGATGTGGGAAAGTGACAAGGTAACAGTTAGTTAATTACATACAAGAGAATATAACTCAAAACTTTGAACTATTGCCGGTGATTATAAATTGAACAAGTTAAGAATTCATTTGTTACCAAGAAAGAAGAAGGTAATGATGAACACTATAATAATATATTGACTGAATACATAGGTTTTGGGATATTGACGGGGTTGACAAATAGAAAACGTATTATGTACGTGAAAACTTGTGCAAACGTAAAGaactggaaaaaaaatattacaactcCAATCAAAATAACAAGGTTGAACTCAATATTTGCTCCTTtgtatttttactctaaaaacaTGCATAAATCCACTCAAAtccaatttcaaatcaaatccttaaataaatctttgtttttgaataacactagattttgaaatttattttaaaatcataaaaccaataacactagatttgaatatagattttaaaatcgtaaaaccaataacactgaatttggtttggatttaaaatccattaaaatacataaaccaataacacccccTTAGTAATTGTAGATACTAAAACGAATtgctttaaattaaataataccTGCAGTcgtaatatgttttaatttcgTCAATGACGCCATCTTCATCTTCCATATCCATTGCAGCTGAAGTATAATCAGGTCCCTTAGGGATAtatttgaaaagatacttaacaGCTGTGTTTGGACGCACCACTCGACATTCATATGCGCTCGTGTTtgcaacttgcgcaagtaatacAAAAATCCCcttgtaattttaaataaattaatttatttattacaaaaatatgttcttCTTTTCAAAATCGATAATAGGTTTGGGCTTTTCTAAATAGGCtatgaaatctatattttatactaAATCCTACAGATACATTGGTCCAAGAAAACTGAACGCTTCAAATTGTTCTAACAACTATCTACGAAAAGTCATTGGTATATCCCCAGCTTCAAACAACTACATATTTGATATGAACCATTTCTCAATCAATCTTTTGCAAAGGAAAGAATATACCTCGAAGAGTGCTGCTCTGAAACTGGATAACACTATACTGGAATATATTCAGCTACAGACCACCACGTATTTCTTTCTCAAACATTTCCATTTGTATATTTTCCCTGCTCTCATTTAAGTTTCAATACACGTCAAATCAGAAAACGGCATGTGCAATAGGAAAAGAGCtgtaaaaaaaatgatgatataGCTCACCTTCACAAAGAACATATAGGTTCCATAGCTTGAGAATCCATGATTTTGAGTAAAACTGTTGTTTTCTCGATGCTCCCTGTTATGAAATTGTACTCTGTGACCTCCTTAAATTGTAGCCTCCACCAGAAAGTAAGAGAGAGATTAGGAACATGGGGACAGAATCAAGTTTAAAAGCGGAACCATAAAAGACTAACGTTATAACTTGAAGTCCTAGACCAACTGAGGCATCTTGTATATCATTGATAGCATGCGAACACAGTAACCTTAAATTTCTGTCTGCATACTCCAGGGGTCAAGAAAAGCGAGTCAGAACATATAATATTAAGACATAAAGAGCAAAAGAGGAGACGGGAAGACCAGTCAAACCTTCTGAAGAAGTAGAAACATCCACGAGTAACACACAGAATATCTCTTGGCTACTCCCGAGCAACACTACTTCACTGCATTTATAGAGTACTGTCAGGTGTAAAAGAAGACACTATCTGACTGCAACTTCCGAGTTCCTCTCTAGTAATATCACCATCATACCACAatctaaagagagagagattttcttcaaacaaaaaaaaaaaagcagagagTAGTGTGGAAGTTTAGGACTCTGGATTTTAGGGatgaaaataacatatattttgctGGTTGAATCATCTATACAATAACacattattaattaatacaGAAATTTCGATTAGAGGAAGCAACATTGTATCATCGCAGCTTACCTCTGTGGATAAAGCAGCACTAGCATAGACAAGAACTGAAGAAAAACAGACCAAAAGTTTCagatttttgagaaacattGTCATAGATGATCGGATCCTCCTACGTCGACTTGTCTCTGCAAGGACTGAACATAGTTGATAATCTCATCAAGCATGACAGTTTTCCCTGTAATCCAGTTACAACCAGGAACAAGATCCTGGAGCATTGTCATACTCTTCCCATCTTTCGATCCAACATTCTCTCCTGAAACCTGATCACAAACCCGCAAATCAACACCTCAAGAACATCAAGAACTAAACATCTCAAGGAGCATATAAAGAATACGGCAAGAGAGATTGTGAAATTCAAAACCAATATATTATATCAAAGATTCTCAAGGAAGCAGTTCTCCGATTTCTCTGATTTCGATCGACCTTCATTCACTGTTCCGAGAACTGATCGTACCGATCCACCTGTCGAACTCCTCTGGCTCTGCTCGGCCTTCGATTCAGCATATCAATTTAATCCCGAAATCCAATTAAGATGATGAAAGAGAAACCTTGAAAAAATCCCAAACTTTGGTTCTTCTAATCGACAAAAGAGAAAAGCATATAGTTTTGTCTTTATTCCTTGAGAATGTTTGGAAACCTAAATTAAGTAGTTCTAGGTTAACTCTTTGCcggtgatttaaaaaaaaaagaaaaagaaattataaaaaatcatcCTATTTAAGAGAAATTTTCTAAGAAGCTCTGTATGATTGCCACCTATTGAGAAGTGACTtctttcttaatatatatagggGGATCTACCACGATAGCTAAATCAACATTTGTACAACGATTATGtaatttcagattaatcaataaaattagatatttgacgaaaaaatataacttagagcatctccaaaagacaatctataacttcaaatatgaatttttttgctATTCAAAaaggaacttcaaaacttcaaatttgaagtttcgaagagtgaaactctatatttgaagtttcactactcaaaacttcaaatttgaagtttcatttttttatttgcattttggtccctacAATCACACATCACCTTTATGatccataaatatttttttgtttattgttttaatccttaaaaaaattatatctcataaatattttaaattttgtttacagaatttaaattttacacataaaattaaataaaacttttaaataagatttaaaatattttaaataggaaaacaataatatacaaaagaaacttaacaaaaaaaatttaaaaaattacatgaagacataactattacacaaatttaaatattacaacaacactagtagtcaggtaagtttgatccggaaccttcaaaattttcaaatattattcacatttttgtttgtgCAACTGaagatgattgttgttgttgtttttgatgtctttttcgtacaatttgtttttttttcatatccaATATATTCATGAGTATTAATACCATCGAAAAGAAATTAgtattttagcaatattttatgtttctcttttactttcttgttcttatctaatatatttacaagtatcaatatCACCTGatttcaacaaaataaaaatgaggagagtcatttttacttcgaaatacAGTAATAGATCATATATGTATTACGAAAAtcatttatggaataatatggtattttgcttgaagtttaatattaattaagttatttttattaaaatttttatattttaatagaatatttcattaaataatattgttgtgatatgtttatatatgtgctagttatttataaaagttttatgaattcaaattagttatgacaaatataatgactatattataaaatataaatagttttgaagttgagtttgaagtttggctttttggagaaaaacatttttaaacttcaaatatagagttaagtttctttttggagatgctcttacaaCAAAGTAATAATTTAAtgttatatagttatatatatatagtttccaACGTGTGCCAATTGAAGGGAATGAAAACATTACCTTTTAGAGAAACTAATCACGTGGTACTACTGTTTTCTTTCCTTTCAAGATGTAGAGTATTCACTTTAACCACACGTTATGTTATATCGACATGCCTAATTTCTGCATACGAGCTACAAAATTTGtcgtataacaaaatataataaatgaaatTTTGCAGTAACAAATTCAATtaaggaaaaaagaaagaaaaagaggatGAAAGTTTTCGTACCAAAAGAAACGATAAGGTGTATTAGTATTgaagtaaaaaaagaagaaggtgatTTCGTATTTGTATTCTCATATTCATAGTGTTCCGTCGCACTTTATCCGTCTGAAAAGAGTTTCGTTAGGCAGAACCTGGCATGGCGCAGGGCCGTCTCAAACTTTATACAGACTATGTTCAAAAAGAAgatctttttaataaattgaaataatttagatttttttacaaaatttcattataatataaaataaatacatcattttaattattttatatctaaataATACAATTTTCTAGTTTTAATGCAAATCATTGAACTTGATCATTTGacatttttcaatgcaaattcatcgatcaaatcATCAAATTTGATCAATCTTCTAGCTATTCTTCTaactttttcagtttttttacgTTTATTATATACACAATCAAAAATTATaatctataaatataaaaattagaaattaaaatctataaatataataGAGCAAAATCTGGATAGTAGTTAGACAAAAAGCTATATACTCTTTGATTAGGCAAGACACTCTTTTTTGCTTGTCGACAGAAGTTGTAGgctagtttttttctttttgtttgctatttttttattaaaaaaaaatggttaataaaatatatcttcTTCTCCCTATTTGTAATCACTAATTGATAATTGTTTTCTAAACATAATCAAATTAGAATACTAACTTTCTATACTACCATTGAATATTCAAACACACATCAACAACAACttcttattttagaaaatatataattgatataaatACTAATTACTTCCTAAATAATTTATTGCATTTTTAGTTggttatataaacaaaataaagaatttaatttatatttattggttataaatacgaaatttaaattcaaatatagttattctgacttttttataaatatataattttaaatttataactattactaaaataaaaaaatttattatggaCCGTTTAAATCAACCGCTCTACTTGCACGTGCTAAAAGATGGCTCTGGTACGGCGATACTTCTTGATTGCGTGATGTTCACCAACTCACGTACTTGTCGGGAATCATCAATGGCACGTGTCGAATACATAGGTTGGGACACGGAACAGAAGTAGGAAGGAGAAATATTGAGCTTTATAGGTGAAAGTGAGGCCTAACATATCTTAAACATTAGAAGTGGTCATAAAAGCAAGAGTTTGGCACAAACTCCTATTCCTTTTCCTCACCAATAAAACTGCAAAATACAAGTATTAAAAGCAAACGCCATTGTTGTTTTAAGATATTCATATTAAGATTGCCGTAAATCGCGCAACATCTT
This genomic stretch from Brassica napus cultivar Da-Ae chromosome C9, Da-Ae, whole genome shotgun sequence harbors:
- the LOC106358001 gene encoding ATP-dependent DNA helicase PIF1 isoform X1, yielding MIVLNTASSGIAALLLEGGRTAHSRFGIPIDADELSTCKKMEPRSDRAELVKAAKLIVWDEAPMMSRQCFETLDRTMRDIIRSSEDKPFGGKVVVFGGDFRQILPVILGGGRAENVLAALNSSYLWEHCKVLKLTKNMRLLAGLTDDAAKELHSFSNWILDIGDGKINLPNDGQVEIDIPSDLLIKNSGEEPIETMAKEVYGQAFQTSTDKDLCRHRAILTPTNDEVDKINDYMLSQLPCEEKVYLSSDSIIPSDVDIEENVVYPAEFLNSVKVAGLPIHCLKLKVGAPIMCLRNMDVADGLCNGTRLIVTQLLPHVIECRIITGNNIAGYPVWIPRMFVTPLDTKFPFRMRRR
- the LOC106358001 gene encoding uncharacterized protein LOC106358001 isoform X2 — translated: MDMEDEDGVIDEIKTYYDCRYITECESSWRILAFPTHFRTTSVEKLGFHLPDRELMFFDEDEPIENILNKKTVNQSMFLAWFIGNKKYPEARELTYAQFPTKFVWKSGTREWVPQKRGFAIGRIAHIHPSGDELYFLRVLLNWVRGPTSYEDIRTVDGVLYPTYEDACYALGLMDDDKEFIEAIKDASFCSSATYARKLFARMLVSKSISQPHVVWEATWEYLTEDILYKKRRETGRPDMNLTIEQIKNIALTEIENHLLSNGRSLKKWPLMPKPEDFGCYNGNRLIDDELKYGVEDQLKENERLMAMITDEQIGVYNQILDAVLNDSGRVFFLSGYGGT